One Leifsonia shinshuensis DNA window includes the following coding sequences:
- a CDS encoding YciI family protein, protein MSDEYVLLIREPDWDPEAMTAEEWQAGMAGHKAFQDAVVAAGERVVATGALQPITKATKITPREGGSPLITDGPFGETREVVTGFYSFTASTPEQARELAAMVPTGGWVELYPVLVLDTVR, encoded by the coding sequence ATGTCCGACGAGTACGTTCTGCTCATCCGCGAGCCGGACTGGGACCCAGAGGCGATGACGGCGGAGGAGTGGCAGGCGGGCATGGCCGGCCACAAGGCGTTCCAGGACGCCGTTGTCGCCGCCGGTGAGCGGGTCGTCGCCACCGGCGCCCTGCAGCCGATCACCAAGGCGACGAAGATCACGCCCCGCGAGGGCGGTTCCCCGCTCATCACGGACGGACCGTTCGGCGAGACCCGGGAGGTCGTCACCGGCTTCTACAGCTTCACGGCGTCGACGCCCGAGCAGGCGAGGGAGCTGGCCGCGATGGTGCCGACCGGAGGCTGGGTGGAGCTGTACCCGGTGCTGGTGCTCGACACGGTGCGCTGA
- a CDS encoding acetolactate synthase large subunit: protein MTPDATPSSVLPSAAPGKASPELLTGSQSVVRTLELLGVTDVFGLPGGAILPIYDAIMDSSVIRHILVRHEQGGGHAAEGYAVAANKVGVAMATSGPGATNLVTAIMDAHMDSVPVVFITGQVFSTLMGTDAFQEADIVGITMPITKHSFLVKKAEDIPATIAAAYHIAGTGRPGPVLVDITKDAQQNAVPFVWPPKIDLPGYRPITKAHGKQILAAAQLLVESKKPVLYVGGGVIRSRASQELLELAEATGIPVVTTLMARGAFPDTHKQHLGMPGMHGTVPAVLALQESDLIVSLGARFDDRVTGNTSLFAPDAKIVHVDVDPAEISKIRVADVPIVGDAKDVIVDLTAAYQEATRSTAPDLVEWWTYLNGLREEFPLGYTPTSDGLLAPQHVIQRIGELTGPEGIYTAGVGQHQMWAAQFIKYERPNSWLNSGGAGTMGYSVPAAMGAKVAQPDRVVWAIDGDGCFQMTNQELATCTINNIPIKVAIINNSSLGMVRQWQTLFYDGRYSNTDLNTGHDTVRVPDFVTLAEAYGALGIRVTKEEEVDAAIKLALETNDRPVVIDFVVSADAMVWPMVPQGVSNSYVQYARDHSPAFGEE, encoded by the coding sequence ATGACGCCGGATGCAACCCCCAGTTCAGTGTTGCCGTCCGCGGCGCCCGGCAAGGCGTCGCCCGAACTCCTGACCGGCTCCCAGTCGGTCGTCCGCACCCTCGAGCTCCTCGGCGTCACCGACGTCTTCGGGCTGCCGGGCGGTGCGATCCTCCCCATCTACGACGCGATCATGGACTCCTCCGTGATCCGTCACATCCTGGTCCGGCACGAACAGGGCGGCGGCCACGCGGCCGAAGGCTACGCCGTCGCCGCGAACAAGGTCGGCGTCGCCATGGCGACCTCGGGCCCCGGCGCGACCAACCTCGTCACCGCGATCATGGACGCGCACATGGACTCCGTCCCCGTCGTGTTCATCACCGGCCAGGTGTTCTCCACCCTCATGGGCACGGACGCGTTCCAGGAGGCCGACATCGTGGGCATCACGATGCCGATCACCAAGCACTCGTTCCTGGTCAAGAAGGCCGAGGACATCCCGGCCACGATCGCCGCGGCGTACCACATCGCCGGGACGGGACGACCGGGACCGGTGCTCGTGGACATCACCAAGGACGCGCAGCAGAACGCCGTGCCCTTCGTCTGGCCGCCCAAGATCGACCTGCCCGGCTACCGCCCGATCACCAAGGCGCACGGCAAGCAGATCCTCGCCGCCGCCCAGCTGCTGGTGGAGTCGAAGAAGCCGGTGCTGTACGTCGGCGGCGGCGTCATCCGCTCGCGCGCCTCGCAGGAGCTCCTGGAGCTCGCCGAGGCGACCGGCATCCCCGTGGTCACCACGCTGATGGCGCGCGGGGCGTTCCCCGACACGCACAAGCAGCACCTCGGCATGCCCGGCATGCACGGCACGGTGCCGGCGGTGCTCGCCCTGCAGGAGTCCGACCTGATCGTGTCGCTCGGAGCGCGCTTCGACGACCGGGTCACCGGCAACACCTCCCTCTTCGCGCCGGACGCGAAGATCGTGCACGTCGACGTCGACCCCGCCGAGATCTCCAAGATCCGAGTCGCCGACGTCCCCATCGTCGGCGATGCCAAGGACGTCATCGTCGATCTGACCGCGGCCTACCAGGAGGCCACCCGCAGCACCGCACCCGACCTGGTCGAGTGGTGGACGTACCTCAACGGCCTCCGCGAGGAGTTCCCGCTCGGGTACACGCCCACCAGCGACGGCCTGCTCGCGCCGCAGCACGTCATCCAGCGGATCGGCGAGCTGACCGGGCCGGAGGGCATCTACACCGCCGGCGTCGGCCAGCACCAGATGTGGGCGGCGCAGTTCATCAAGTACGAGCGCCCCAACTCGTGGCTCAACTCCGGCGGAGCGGGCACGATGGGCTACTCGGTGCCGGCCGCGATGGGCGCCAAGGTCGCCCAGCCCGACCGCGTCGTGTGGGCGATCGACGGTGACGGCTGCTTCCAGATGACCAACCAGGAGCTGGCCACCTGCACGATCAACAACATCCCGATCAAGGTGGCGATCATCAACAACTCGTCGCTCGGGATGGTGCGCCAGTGGCAGACGCTGTTCTACGACGGCCGCTACTCGAACACCGACCTCAACACGGGCCACGACACCGTTCGCGTGCCCGACTTCGTGACCCTCGCCGAGGCGTACGGCGCCCTCGGCATCCGCGTCACGAAGGAAGAAGAGGTGGACGCCGCCATCAAGCTGGCCCTGGAGACGAACGACCGCCCGGTCGTCATCGACTTCGTCGTCAGCGCCGACGCCATGGTGTGGCCGATGGTGCCGCAGGGCGTCAGCAACAGCTACGTGCAGTACGCACGCGACCACAGCCCCGCCTTCGGAGAGGAGTGA
- a CDS encoding copper homeostasis protein CutC yields MPEPRRTAVEIAVQDVAGVRVALAEGADRVELCVALGLGGLTPSAGLVRAAVEEANEDGRAGFVHVLVRPRGGGFVYDSDELDTIAADIRFAREAGAAGVVVGALDEAGRIDRDAVSRFEAEAGGLDVTFHRAFDTLRDPLAAADTLADLGVTRILTSGGAARSVDGVDGLRALAQRVGGRLQVMAGGGVRVQDIHALIAAGVDAVHLSARESVSGAPSGPGGGDAAYDITDPITVREAVAAAEVRAS; encoded by the coding sequence ATGCCTGAGCCCCGCCGCACCGCCGTCGAGATCGCCGTCCAGGATGTCGCGGGGGTGCGCGTCGCACTCGCGGAGGGCGCCGACCGGGTCGAGCTGTGCGTCGCGCTCGGACTCGGCGGGCTGACCCCCTCCGCGGGGCTGGTCCGTGCCGCGGTCGAAGAGGCGAATGAGGACGGCCGCGCGGGCTTCGTCCACGTGCTCGTGCGGCCACGCGGTGGCGGATTCGTGTACGACTCCGACGAACTGGACACCATCGCAGCCGACATCCGCTTCGCGCGGGAGGCCGGCGCGGCCGGGGTGGTCGTGGGCGCGCTGGACGAAGCCGGCCGGATCGACCGGGACGCGGTCAGCCGGTTCGAGGCCGAGGCAGGCGGCCTCGATGTGACCTTCCACCGGGCCTTCGACACCCTGCGTGATCCGCTCGCGGCGGCCGACACGCTCGCGGATCTCGGCGTGACGCGCATCCTCACCTCCGGCGGAGCAGCGCGCAGCGTCGACGGCGTCGACGGGCTGCGGGCGCTGGCCCAGCGGGTCGGCGGCCGGCTCCAGGTGATGGCGGGCGGGGGAGTGCGCGTGCAGGACATCCACGCGCTCATCGCCGCAGGCGTCGACGCGGTGCATCTCTCGGCCCGTGAGTCGGTGTCGGGCGCGCCGAGCGGACCGGGCGGCGGCGACGCGGCGTACGACATCACCGACCCGATCACGGTGCGCGAGGCGGTCGCCGCTGCGGAGGTCAGGGCTTCGTAA
- a CDS encoding DUF1918 domain-containing protein, protein MQASIGDRICIRGTHVESADRHGSVIEVRGDDGAPPYLVRFDDGHETLVYPGTDAVIEHSAA, encoded by the coding sequence ATGCAGGCGAGTATCGGAGACCGGATCTGCATCCGGGGCACCCACGTGGAGTCCGCCGACCGCCACGGCTCGGTGATCGAGGTGCGCGGCGACGACGGAGCGCCGCCGTACCTGGTCCGGTTCGACGACGGGCACGAGACGCTGGTCTACCCGGGCACGGACGCCGTCATCGAGCACAGCGCGGCGTGA
- the ilvN gene encoding acetolactate synthase small subunit, protein MSTHVLSLLVEDKPGLLTRVAGLFARRGFNIHSLAVGTSEVDGLSRITVVVDVEELPLEQVTKQLNKLINVIKIVELDPAQSVQREHLLIKVRVDNSTRSQVLEAVNLFRARVVDVATDALVIEVTGDSGKTQALLKVLEPYGIKEMAQSGLLAIGRGGKSITERVFKN, encoded by the coding sequence ATGAGCACACACGTTCTGAGCCTCCTCGTCGAGGACAAGCCCGGTCTGCTGACCCGGGTCGCCGGCCTGTTCGCGCGGCGCGGCTTCAACATCCACTCGCTCGCGGTGGGCACGAGCGAGGTCGACGGCCTCTCGCGCATCACCGTCGTGGTGGACGTCGAGGAGCTGCCGCTGGAGCAGGTCACCAAGCAGCTCAACAAGCTGATCAACGTCATCAAGATCGTCGAGCTGGATCCGGCGCAGTCGGTCCAGCGCGAGCACCTGCTCATCAAGGTGCGGGTCGACAACTCGACCCGCTCCCAGGTGCTGGAGGCGGTCAACCTCTTCCGCGCCCGCGTCGTCGACGTGGCCACCGACGCCCTCGTGATCGAGGTCACCGGCGACAGCGGCAAGACCCAGGCGCTGCTCAAGGTGCTGGAGCCCTACGGGATCAAGGAGATGGCCCAGTCGGGCCTCCTCGCGATCGGCCGCGGCGGAAAGTCCATCACCGAGCGCGTCTTCAAAAACTAG
- the ilvC gene encoding ketol-acid reductoisomerase: protein MAEIYYDNDADLSIIQGKKVAVIGYGSQGHAHAQNLRDSGVEVVIGLKEGSKSKPKAEEAGFRVLSAADAANWADVVVILAPDQVQRNLYKDDIQANLEEGNALVFGHGFNIRFGYIEAPEGVDVIMVAPKGPGHTVRREYEAGRGVPVIVAVEKDATGNAWPLVLSYAKGIGGLRAGGIKTTFTEETETDLFGEQAVLCGGVSQLVQYGFETLTEAGYQPQVAYFEVLHELKLIVDLMWEGGIAKQRWSVSDTAEYGDYVSGPRVIDPHVKENMKAVLSDIQDGTFAKRFIADQDAGAPEFLELRKKGEQHPIEATGRELRKLFAWNASNDDDYVDGEVAR from the coding sequence GTGGCTGAGATCTACTACGACAACGACGCGGACCTCTCGATCATCCAGGGCAAGAAGGTCGCGGTCATCGGCTACGGCTCGCAGGGCCACGCGCACGCGCAGAACCTCCGCGACTCGGGCGTCGAGGTCGTCATCGGCCTCAAGGAAGGCTCGAAGTCCAAGCCGAAGGCCGAGGAGGCGGGCTTCCGCGTCCTCTCCGCCGCCGACGCCGCCAACTGGGCCGACGTCGTCGTCATCCTCGCGCCGGACCAGGTGCAGCGGAACCTCTACAAGGACGACATCCAGGCCAACCTCGAGGAGGGCAACGCCCTCGTCTTCGGCCACGGCTTCAACATCCGCTTCGGCTACATCGAGGCGCCGGAGGGCGTCGACGTGATCATGGTCGCCCCCAAGGGCCCCGGCCACACGGTGCGCCGCGAGTACGAGGCCGGCCGCGGCGTCCCCGTCATCGTGGCCGTCGAGAAGGACGCGACCGGCAACGCCTGGCCGCTCGTCCTCTCCTACGCGAAGGGAATCGGCGGCCTGCGCGCCGGCGGCATCAAGACCACCTTCACCGAGGAGACCGAGACCGACCTGTTCGGCGAGCAGGCCGTGCTCTGCGGCGGTGTCTCGCAGCTCGTCCAGTACGGCTTCGAGACCCTGACCGAGGCTGGCTACCAGCCGCAGGTCGCCTACTTCGAGGTCCTGCACGAGCTCAAGCTCATCGTGGACCTGATGTGGGAGGGCGGCATCGCCAAGCAGCGCTGGAGCGTCTCCGACACCGCAGAGTACGGCGACTACGTCTCCGGCCCGCGCGTCATCGACCCGCACGTGAAGGAGAACATGAAGGCGGTGCTCTCCGACATCCAGGACGGCACCTTCGCGAAGCGCTTCATCGCCGACCAGGACGCCGGCGCGCCCGAGTTCCTGGAGCTCCGCAAGAAGGGCGAGCAGCACCCCATCGAGGCGACCGGCCGCGAGCTGCGCAAGCTCTTCGCCTGGAACGCGTCCAACGACGACGACTACGTCGACGGCGAGGTCGCGCGCTGA
- the serA gene encoding phosphoglycerate dehydrogenase, which produces MTKPVVLIAEELSPATVDALGPDFEIRSVDGTDRPALLSAVSDADAILVRSATKVDAEVIAAAPKLRVIARAGVGLDNVDIKTATNAGVMVVNAPTSNIISAAELTVGHILSLARHIPAAHSALAQGQWKRSKYTGVELYEKTVGIIGLGRIGALITARLQAFGTKVIAYDPYVTSARAQQLGVQLVSLDELLTDADFITIHMPKTPETTGMISDDQLAQMKPTAFVVNVARGGLIDEDALYRALSTKTIAGAGLDVFVSEPPTDSPLLELENVVVTPHLGASTDEAQEKAGVSVAKSVRLALSGELVPDAVNVAGGVIDPYVRPGIPLVEKLGQVFSGLAHSPLTSIDVEVRGELVDYDVSVLKLAALKGIFTNIVSETVSYVNAPLLAEQRGIEVRLITDSVSEEYRNLITLRGALSDGSQVSVSGTLTGTKQIEKVVEINGYDVEVPIAEHLIVMVYDDRPGIVAVYGHEFGEAKINIAGMQIARTSAGGKALSVLTVDSRVPEGLLETVRVAIHADLMQEIDITES; this is translated from the coding sequence GTGACAAAGCCGGTCGTGCTGATCGCCGAAGAACTTTCGCCCGCCACCGTCGACGCCCTCGGGCCGGACTTCGAGATCCGAAGCGTCGACGGAACCGATCGGCCCGCCCTCCTCTCCGCCGTCTCCGACGCGGACGCCATCCTGGTGCGCTCCGCCACCAAGGTCGACGCCGAGGTCATCGCTGCCGCCCCGAAGCTGCGCGTCATCGCCCGCGCGGGCGTCGGGCTCGACAACGTCGACATCAAGACCGCGACCAACGCGGGCGTCATGGTCGTCAACGCGCCGACCTCCAACATCATCTCGGCCGCTGAGCTCACCGTCGGCCACATCCTGAGCCTCGCCCGGCACATCCCCGCCGCGCACAGCGCCCTCGCGCAGGGGCAGTGGAAGCGGTCCAAGTACACCGGCGTGGAGCTCTACGAGAAGACGGTCGGCATCATCGGCCTCGGCCGCATCGGCGCGCTGATCACCGCCCGCCTGCAGGCGTTCGGCACCAAGGTGATCGCGTACGACCCGTACGTCACGAGCGCTCGCGCGCAGCAGCTGGGCGTGCAGCTCGTCAGCCTGGATGAGCTCCTCACCGACGCGGACTTCATCACCATCCACATGCCGAAGACCCCGGAGACCACCGGGATGATCTCCGACGACCAGCTCGCGCAGATGAAGCCGACGGCGTTCGTCGTCAACGTCGCCCGCGGCGGCCTGATCGACGAGGACGCGCTCTACCGCGCTCTGAGCACGAAGACCATCGCCGGAGCCGGCCTCGACGTCTTCGTGAGCGAGCCTCCGACGGACTCGCCGCTGCTGGAGCTCGAGAACGTCGTCGTCACGCCGCACCTCGGCGCGTCGACCGACGAGGCGCAGGAGAAGGCGGGCGTCTCCGTCGCGAAGTCGGTGCGACTCGCGCTGTCCGGTGAGCTGGTGCCCGACGCGGTCAACGTCGCCGGCGGCGTCATCGACCCGTACGTGCGGCCCGGCATCCCGCTGGTCGAGAAGCTCGGCCAGGTGTTCTCCGGCCTCGCGCACAGCCCGCTGACCAGCATCGACGTCGAGGTCCGCGGCGAGCTCGTCGACTACGACGTCAGCGTCCTGAAGCTCGCGGCCCTCAAGGGCATCTTCACCAACATCGTCTCGGAGACGGTGTCGTACGTGAACGCGCCACTGCTCGCCGAGCAGCGCGGTATCGAGGTCCGCCTGATCACCGACTCGGTCAGCGAGGAGTACCGCAACCTGATCACCCTGCGCGGCGCGCTCAGCGACGGCTCGCAGGTGTCGGTCTCCGGCACGCTCACCGGCACGAAGCAGATCGAGAAGGTCGTGGAGATCAACGGCTACGACGTGGAGGTGCCGATCGCCGAGCACCTGATCGTCATGGTCTACGACGACCGCCCCGGCATCGTCGCGGTCTACGGCCACGAGTTCGGCGAGGCGAAGATCAACATCGCCGGCATGCAGATCGCGCGGACCTCCGCCGGCGGCAAGGCGCTGAGCGTGCTCACCGTCGACTCGCGCGTGCCGGAGGGCCTGCTCGAGACGGTCCGCGTCGCGATCCACGCCGACCTGATGCAGGAGATCGACATCACCGAGTCCTGA